The Montipora foliosa isolate CH-2021 chromosome 1, ASM3666993v2, whole genome shotgun sequence genome has a window encoding:
- the LOC137994257 gene encoding TNF receptor-associated factor family protein DDB_G0272340-like — MLDGRLTFHMNVECPLLVVPCKFLEAGCTFKTERYKMVDHLSTSTEIHLNSLYDVVCAQKRQLENQRERIQLQKEHIQLQKETPLLRKQEIADVRSRTANGEFIWRITDFTRKLMDAKSGRVPEP; from the exons CTCACTTTTCACATGAACGTTGAGTGTCCTCTCCTTGTGGTTCCATGCAAGTTTCTTGAAGCTGGGTGTACTTTTAAG ACGGAAAGATACAAGATGGTGGATCACCTATCCACCAGCACTGAGATTCATCTGAATTCCTTATACGACGTAGTATGTGCGCAAAAAAGGCAACTGGAAAACCAAAGAGAAAGAATCCAGTTACAGAAGGAACACATTCAACTTCAGAAGGAAACCCCACTTCTTCGAAAACAGGAGATCGCAGACGTGCGAAGTCGAACGGCAAACGGAGAGTTTATTTGGCGTATCACGGACTTTACACGCAAGCTTATGGATGCTAAATCAGGGCGGGTTCCTGAACCTTAA